GCAAGGTGTTTGTGCCGGATTATGTCATCATGAGCAAGAGGGTTCGTGATAAGAAGAAGGGTGAGGGGAAGGAAGATCTGGATGAGGGTGGTGCGGTGAATGAAGACGCGTGATGTGTATTTTGAGTCCATATGCCGGAAATTGCTCCGACATCAAGAACCCCCCATCTTCGGTGACGGACTCCGTATTGCAAAAAGAGGGCCTGTGTACATAGGCAAACCCGATGTAGATTCCTAAGTACTAGACAGCATCGAGCGTTACACGATGGAGAGATGTTATATCGTCGCGTATCACTGACTGCCCATTTTGACAAGCAGTTTACCTAATGATCTAGCAGTGAAGCAAGTCAGCTTAGGGCAATGTCAGGCCATGAATAGAAGCTGGAGCCCGCTTGACAAAGCCTCATCGGAAGTCTCACTCCTTTCCTTGGGACCCTCCAAAATGGTAAGATGAGATGGAATGACAGGGGTCAGAGAGTGTAACCACAGGAACTTGCAAGGGGTTTAGAAAAGGGGACCACTGCAGGGACAGCCTGGAAATCCCAACCTAAAATCGGGGGACCGTTTCCACCCATTCGTCGGAATTATCGCAGCTATTGGATCCGAGTGCAGTGAGCTGGAGGAGCTGAGCTGAGCCTTGCCTTGGACAACTCACTCACCCTTCTGCTCAAGTTCTCACGCACCTTTCTCCACGACTCATGTTCGATCACCACGGTTAGGATCAACTCAGAGCTGTGTCTGCCTACGTTAGCTGTGCCGATCATTGTTGGCCCCGTCTTTGCCAGAGCCCGTTCACTGGAAACACGACGGAGTGAGGCCCGGCCCACACCACACCCGGCAGGCATTTCTTCCCAACTTGGAGGGAGGAAGCGAAGCGTTAAGACCACAGGCACTGCGATCAATGGCACTGTCTCTCATGTTGCACACTTCTCCACCACGTGCCAACAGTCAGCGGCTCCAAATCTCACAGTCTCGGGAAAATATACCTACACGAAAGAAGGTGAACttaataccccttacttGGAGAAGAAATGCCAAACACAGCCCTCAATCTGCCTCGCGAAATCCCCCTTGCCCGCCAAGCTCAGCCCTAGGACGCCAATCCAACATCGTCGGGCCTAGCGTCCCCGCCGTGATGCATGAGCCGGTTGCTGCTTCTGTTAGCAAAGTCTCCAATCACCGCTTCGACCAGCAAGCCACAGGGGGGAAACGAGAGGTCGAGGGGCATGCCGACTCGCCGAGTGTGTAATGGATTCACGGATCATGGTCTGACATATTCTTCTTACGCCGGCGCTGATCGGCTACAAAGTTCTTGCTATGGCTCGGACGCACAGGATTCAGGCAGCCGACGGGTGAGTAAAGGAGTTGTGGGGATGTTCATCTCTCCTTCCAAAACGCTACCAAGGCTACGAACTCCATGGGCCTGCCAGACTCCAGAGGAATGGTTAGAGAACCGGAGAAAAGTGCTTGACATGAGCAAAGCCTCATTCCCCCGAGCGAGAAGCACGTCCCTGTCTCAAAGTCATCAAAAACGCCTATTGGCGTTGTCTAGCAGCAGCCTACACTAGCGCATGTGTGGACTGGACTGGGGACGAGGTAATTTGTATTGAAGCTTGTTTTTATTCCCATATTTTTTTTTCAGCTACGAGATCAAGGTACTTTTATTGTGTGACCACTGGTGACTTAAGCCACTACTTGGGCACCTAACGTTAAACCAAATGCGGCCACTATTGAGATGTGATCGGCCGTCTGCATTCGTCCAACCCGTATTGAGGCCTTCAGCCATCAGCCCGTTCGTCGAAGCGTTGCTCGCGCCTTGTCTTACATGAAGCCCACTGGCTGCTGTATATCAGACCACGGAATCCCTCACCCTCGCTCTTTGGCTTTTCGACGCTCTCTTCGACGTTTCTCTGTTTCTGGAACCTCTGCCCTCGAACGGTCACCTTCAGCACCCATTAGCACCAGTATCAAGCATCGCAACCCGTCAACATGGACTACTCACAGCAACCCAAGGCGGAGTACCAGCAGCCCCAGATGCAGCCTCAAATGCAaccgcagcagcaacagcagcagtaCTACGAGCAACAACAGcctcaacagcagcagctccagcaccagcaccagccCCATCCCCAGCACCAGCAGACAATGCAGCAAGAATACGTTCAAGGCGCCAATGTCCAGACCCAAGAATGGCAGTCAAGCTTGATGGACTGCGGTCCTTGTGATACCTGTATCGTGGGAACCTGTCTCCCGTGCTTGCGTAAGTTCTCTCCTCCACGTTCTATACCCAAGAGCCCTAACTAATACGCATCACCCAACAGTCCTCGGCAAGACCTCAGAGCGCATGCGCGACCCCACAATGCAGACGTACGAGGCCATCAACACAGACTGCCTGCTCATGTGCGGCATCACCTGGTTCACCGGCTGCGGCTGGATCTACGCCATGATGAAGCGCGGCGAGATCCGCGAGCGCTTCGGTATCAAGGGCTCCGGCGGCTCCGACTGCTGCGTGAGCTACTGGTGCGGGTGCTGCGCGCTCATCCAGCAGGACAAGGAGGTGCAGGCGCGTCTGTCGACGGGGCCTATTGTTCAGGGGTACCAACCGCAGAAGGAGGGCATGCACATGCCGCCACAGCAAGCTTGAGCAACGGCTCCGTGATGTTGGTCGCGAATGGGAAGGTGATGAGGGTAGATGAGGCTACGGCGTGGTTTTTGTCTTGGTAATGATGGTTATTAGTTATGGTATACCCGTGGGAATTGAAGGCAATGACACCGCCGACTCGGGTTGATGCGATTGTCATTCGACTGATAGTCTCGAGCACATGGGCCTGGTAATATTTCTTGCTAGTAATTGAGCTGGCCGAGCTTGATCAAACATGTTGATCATTCATCTGATACTTCTCGCCAAATCACTCACTTCAGTGAATCACTGGAGTCACGACTGCTTGAAGCCCTTTTCGATCGAGCTCGCCTTGAACGGTGAATCATACTACGCTTGCCTCAACTACAAAACGGTTGTCGCGAGATGCTTCTCTCTCCCCCTTGATTTCTCATTACTGCCCCTCTCCAATGCAAAATTGACTTCTTCCTCATCTTTTCGCGAATATGGCCGCGATTGTTTCCCAGAATGTCGTTGCGCCAGCGGAAGAGATATGCGGTTGGATACCGCTCGCGACGAATACTTTAGGGTAAAGCATCCCTTCCCTGAGGTGGCCCGTTCCGACGCCACGCAAGTAAGCAAGACAGACGAACGacattagctaataagtccACAGATTCTTACAAGAGCCCATCCCCTATGCCTGTATCAATCCACCCGCGGACTGTATCTCCTCCGGGTCCTACATGGGCTGCGGCAGCCCCATACCCACGACTTGCGTGCAGACAGCCAAAGCCCCGAGGGCATGTGAGCCCGGCCAGCTCTGCTGGTAAGTCGATCTTATATAGGATTTCCCAACTGAGATTTCATCGAAGCCACTAACAACGGATAGTGGGCCATATCCTAACACGGACTGCTGGACTTGGCGTTCGATTGACAATACTGCAACTTACACACTCTTACAATGCAGCTCAGTCTCCGGTGTCGGGACTTTAATGGCAGAATCCTTCATACCAGGGGCCACAGTGACAGCCACCACGAAAGATGGTTCACCTAAAACCAGTGACGACGCCAAGACGACCACAACAGCCGAACTATCACAACCCACAGCTGGAGTTACCATCGCCACAAAGACGAGTCTTCTGCTACCTGGAATCCCTTCGGAAACATCCGGTTCCTCTGGCGAAGCCTCGCCTGCTGCAATTACAGGGGCTATCGTCGGAGCACTTGCCTTTCTTGGCATCTTGTTAGGTGTAACCGTCTTCATCTGGAACCGGGCCAGGAAAAAGAAACGTCTGGCTCACGAGGCTGCGATTGGAGGGCCAGTGACGCCCATGAGAAAGAGAGATAGTATGACACCGTTCCATGCGGGGGCCATCAATGTTCCTGTGTCGTCTGTTTATGATTACGGCGGCCCATCGAAGAGCGTATCGAGAGGTGATTCTGGTGTTTTGGAAGGGGCGAGTAGGCCTCCTCCTCGACCACCTAGAAGTCCGGCCAGGGACATGAACGTCACCGAGGGTGGTTGGATTTAGTGGACGGGAAGACGGAAAGGGCTTTAACAGTCGATCGCCTTAGATTACTGAGTTTTTTATGCCGAAGGGCTTGCCCTCAAATTTTCAGGAGCTCGCATAGCCTTAGATACTCCTCATGATAGCCCATGGCTTACACATGGAAGAAGCTAGAACTGTCTCTGCCAAGACGCTAGGCTACTTCAATGATACGACTTGAGCCAAATATCCAGAAAAGATGTGATAATCTCTTCCCGTAATAAAATCCTTCCAACCCCAGAGACATAGCTTAAGCTTTAAACTCAACCTGTCTCAGTAGAGATCAACGGTTATTGGCGGGCTGATGGGATGCTCGAGTGCGAGGAAGTGCGAGCCAAGCCATTCGAGCCCGGCAGAACGTCGATGCCTAGAGCAGCAACAAGGAAATAGGATTGCGGGCCGCTGCCTGAGTCCCCATATCTAACCCGCAGAGAGATTGATAACTCTAAATGCTTGCACCAGCCTCCTTTACGGACTATCCACTCTTGTAAGCGCTACGCTGCTTCGAGAGAATGAGCGAGGCGATgtctaagctctttttattatgaGATTGGTGAAGTCGGATTAGGGCTTCAATTCTCTCAATCAGCCTCGGATAATCTGTCCATCGGCTTTAGAGAAAATGATTAGCTATAAAGCAGACCTTGAAAGTTATCGACAGTCTAGAGGGCATTATAAAAGGCAGGTGTCTTTGCGATGTTGAAGGAACTCGATtactatcggattagaagtctaatttaaccgcggcatatagctaactgcgcaggggctaattaggggccctatttataattattatagccagcttaacctacggttagaacctcttttttatacttactacgtaaatatttatatagtttaattaatctcttcgttaactatagttcgaactaactattttataataaaaatactaatactaattaataattaaattctattattataaatcggtaaggtatctcgctatataaaaaaaaacgacttcttaatattatataaaataggagatttatattaattaaccttataaaaataaacgaaaaaggaggcgattcttaaatactatacggaattaagtaattatagccctttattatttataaaaggtcgatatttattacgtttaaatacgttaattaatagaactacttaaataactagctttttattattaccctaagtaattattttattaaataacttttctatagctagcttataattaaaaattaactaattaaattaataaaaagtaatacttatataacgactacccgcttaattaattagcataacgaacgagcttaataatataatataaaaaagtactatataattaaaaaaagggatttttaaatataaatatttttatttaatgataaaagtaaccctataagagttattaagctaagagatctataatatataaaaaagtttattattataaagattttataagtataaccttaagcctataatctaaataacctctttatagctcttttaattactccctaagtattatttaaaaataaagtataggggacggtttaataaaaaaggaggggatttagaggtcctaataatattaagttaagaatattatagatttcggaaattaacttaaaaaaaaagtagctattttaaaatagtcctacgacctcttattaaagttattattagtttaaaaaaaggctaaaaagataaggatttaaggggaaaaaaaagaatcctctaaaaggctattaaaaagcttctttttatactagctcttagtataagattactaattttaagaaattaactaagtaataaaagggattattaataagtaataattacttaattataattaagttataaaaaagactatttaaaaaatataaaatagggtactaagaggctataaaaaataagatttttaaagtatttaaccctattacgtataagtaataagtaagtatttttaataagtttttaaaatttacgattttataaaaaaaagggcttaacttcgttaactatatttaacggcttatataatttttaataattatatagctcctttacgagccgcccggcgtttatttttaattatttttataaaatattattttaaaaaaagtaggttaaaaaaaaagctatttagagattataaaaagtacgaggcttaagaagctagaaatatataaaatagtagaaattagtaattaataaaaatcctaaaactaattattatattttttataataatataaacgtttaccgctattattataaaaaggaactattaaaacctacctttttatattaaataaaaaagaggatcttagtaagtacgatagttaataatttaaaaaagtaataataattattaaaaataacaaaaacgagagtagtagcgagatagtaagaagaagtgggaatctcttagactttaataaattcgttaagtaataaaagtataaatatattataattagtacgtagattaaatatatccttattaagattaaatacgttaataattattaatataagtataagttagaatacgacccttagcgagttagagtaaagaaaaagaggacaaaacccgatcttaaatagaatcctaatcccttataaataggtaaatattaacctagattattaaaggatataaatatataaaattataaattagcttaataataagtaaattaatataatattaatctatttaactaaggtttataagaaaaaggggctataggggtaacccctattttataaaattataaataactttaattactaactaaataaatagttcgcgagtataagcttaagaatcgtaaaagtagttaataaattcttttataaataaggggtattattaacgtaattataattataagagctatataaaatactaatagtaataattataaaaaaggaattcgtattataaaactaagtataggttaataaagcgtataatcgctttaacgaatttaaaaaaagagtaaataacctaaatttcctttttataattactaataaacatctatcgttataaaaggatatactagggcaaaatatagtactagaagtataataattaataattttgcttattttaatctataacttattattattattaatacgaaattcggcgttaattagttaataaaaaaagaggtaaacgacccgaagttattaataatacgtagtaacgtagggatcgtatataaagatcgaaaatttaataataaatacgaagtaatttataaactttaagaagatctttttaaaagagaaattatattctagggggaagtataaggttttataaaaaaccctaacgatattttataattattataaaaaagttagaattagggaatattagtactatttaataattaatattatacttataaataaagcctctaattattattataaagcggtacgtaatcttaattgaaataacttttttaatataattaatataatccgaaactacttcgagacttataataaaaatctagagctcttatttaagctataagcgatttcttttatatttatagttaggataatagagggtaaattataaataaagatccttaaagagcttattaattaaattaataagctaataaaaacctagctaaataaaaagataaataaataaaaagttaaatatttttatactataatttagcatatattaaaaataaaaataaccctatactaagtacttaaaaactacgagacgctctattcgaggctaaaatctagctttaatattaaaataagaatattatactaaacctatttttaagtatacgacggcccttattaataatattaagttaa
The DNA window shown above is from Colletotrichum lupini chromosome 7, complete sequence and carries:
- a CDS encoding PLAC8 family protein; translated protein: MRDPTMQTYEAINTDCLLMCGITWFTGCGWIYAMMKRGEIRERFGIKGSGGSDCCVSYWCGCCALIQQDKEVQARLSTGPIVQGYQPQKEGMHMPPQQA